From Ischnura elegans chromosome 13 unlocalized genomic scaffold, ioIscEleg1.1 SUPER_13_unloc_1, whole genome shotgun sequence, a single genomic window includes:
- the LOC124172145 gene encoding uncharacterized protein LOC124172145 isoform X3, whose translation MSRTIGIFTDSTERNSESDVCRLCRKNQYHYCNLFTSNAEYEISVKHALHDLVGLQVDEGDGLPTTICSLCLKKLKDFSIFKKICLESDTELRKISPRDNCGRIKGEGAAKDESGSSSETKDCIRHVSEETSQIPCSVQVTEIYIPVPECEPPLDNMMFNMKGEHKDGLGGGNYSVMYTPNTAENSDNAPDPLATDDLGDFGTYRSSPFKEDQISDNEGGCVLNDLTDGTSSKLANEASSDQILLQVQPSTASHGKEMEVESSGAMVTDLKWNLIGAKKEPSPKENTEGSRLPKECPLEQHQLHICLRKEM comes from the exons ATGAGTCGTaccatcgggattttcacggatTCGACAGAAAGGAATTCAGAGAGTGAcgtttgcagactttgtaggaagaaTCAATATCATTATTGCAACTTATTCACTTCAAATGCAGAATACGAAATAAGTGTGAAGCATGCCCTGCATGATTTAGTCGGTTTACAA GTCGATGAGGGAGATGGCCTTCCCACTACCATTTGTTCACTTTGTTTGAAGAAACTCAAGGATTTCAgtattttcaaaaagatttgctTAGAATCGGACACAGAACTGAGGAAAATATCACCGAGAGATAACTGCGGG AGGATCAAAGGAGAGGGTGCAGCTAAAGATGAGTCAGGATCTTCTTCAGAGACAAAGGACTGTATTCGACATGTATCCGAAGAAACTTCACAGATCCCATGCTCAGTTCAAGTGACTGAAATATATATCCCTGTGCCAGAGTGTGAACCACCCTTGGACAATATGATG TTTAATATGAAAGGGGAACACAAAGACGGACTTGGTGGAGGGAATTATTCCGTGATGTACACACCTAATACAGCTGAAAACTCGGATAATGCcccagacccattggccactgatgattTG GGTGATTTTGGAACATACAGGTCCTCTCCTTTTAAAGAAGATCAGATCAGTGATAATGAAGGTGGATGTGTACTCAATGATTTAACTGATGGCACCTCAAGCAAACTGGCAAATGAAGCATCTTctgatcag ATTCTCTTGCAGGTCCAGCCCTCTACTGCTTCCCATGGTAAGGAGATGGAGGTCGAGAGCTCAGGAGCCATGGTGACAGACCTCAAGTGGAACCTGATTGGTGCCAAGAAGGAACCATCTCCCAAGGAGAATACCGAG